A region from the Sphingomonas sp. S2-65 genome encodes:
- a CDS encoding TonB-dependent receptor plug domain-containing protein, producing the protein MAALVALPAYAQDTTDSQGASAPIGDPVASAKLAADSDRADVREAGESNDVIVTGTRIQRPNNRSAAPIVTTTSAEIAAQGATTIEEVLNRLPQVQVNSEQNFSDSEGRQRIKLRSLGYERTLTLIDGLRVGLPNTVDVGIIPTALVDRIDVLTGGASSVYGSDAVSGVVNFVLKKNFEGVRIDGNYSFFNHENRAGDVTDAVRRAGFNSSTGMTNDGGRADVSLAAGVNLFDDKVNISGFVNYRKSDLVRLRDRSYSQCEVVQPTSTAVLSCSRASYTPAGTIIPQGGPTLVNNPNGDGTFIPINSGPAAASANPYDDWAFQRPFDRINAGGFITAQVADDVEFYLTGLYYRDKSYNTQLNRNYSYTAYGSDPFRVNCDNPFLSPSQAQTLCGANAGRAGQYANLDVRYRFDGLPLVEQKFTNEGYRIVAGLRGKGFGDAWTYDVAGMVSRAQLDTIDVPFARFENVNRSLDVVNVNGTPTCRSVINGTDPNCVPFNAFRPFNQDAALNNYLFGGNGGETGGISTRIPRLLQFVGTISGDLGKYGITSPFAEQGLAIALGAEYRDEMERTIVNEIYQQNTGGENRRVTQNILESNIEIQAPLVENQSWTKLLQLNAGYRVSKYNQLEGKFDTWKVEGIWSPVPDITFRGSYNKSQAAPGVGAAADAGNVFFNQGFYADPCAPRINPANPGGPRIAPSASLAQCRNTGLPDALYGSATLICPDDRCTVREGGFGLAPESAFTTTFGVVLRPRFIPGLTVSVDRWLIDLEDQLTFLNPNDWINECLATGNDYFCRGIVRAPNGTLSSSPASNPSSGWVSRGSVNGYKSQSHGWDFQGQYNVGLGDVGRLDMSFNGTLMTLVGNQGAPTVEARDCTGYWGSGCGESMPTWQHQFRTTWTSADRIASVSLNWRHRSAMPLTFYAPADTGIPAQDPSAERPDYPGIKAYDWFDIALSFDVNKQMTFRLAMNNIFDRDPPLVPDSRAQIGLLRGNTIMGYDLLGRQLVAGVSIRL; encoded by the coding sequence GTGGCTGCATTGGTTGCGTTGCCTGCCTATGCGCAGGATACCACCGATAGCCAGGGCGCATCCGCGCCGATCGGCGATCCGGTAGCGTCCGCCAAGCTGGCCGCCGATTCGGACCGTGCCGACGTTCGCGAAGCGGGCGAGAGCAACGACGTGATCGTCACGGGTACGCGCATCCAGCGCCCGAACAACCGGTCGGCCGCGCCGATCGTGACCACCACCTCGGCCGAGATCGCCGCGCAGGGCGCGACGACGATCGAGGAAGTGCTCAACCGCCTGCCGCAGGTGCAGGTCAATTCCGAGCAGAATTTCAGCGACTCCGAAGGGCGCCAGCGCATCAAGCTGCGCAGCCTGGGCTATGAGCGCACGCTGACGCTGATCGATGGGCTGCGCGTCGGCCTGCCCAACACCGTCGACGTGGGCATCATCCCCACCGCGCTGGTCGACCGCATCGACGTGCTGACCGGCGGCGCATCGTCGGTCTATGGTTCCGACGCCGTGTCCGGCGTCGTCAACTTCGTGCTGAAGAAGAACTTCGAAGGCGTCCGCATCGACGGCAACTACAGCTTCTTCAACCACGAGAACCGTGCCGGCGACGTCACCGACGCGGTTCGCCGGGCCGGCTTCAACTCGTCGACCGGCATGACCAATGACGGCGGCCGTGCCGATGTCAGCCTGGCGGCGGGCGTCAACCTGTTCGACGACAAGGTCAACATCAGCGGCTTCGTCAACTACCGCAAGTCGGACCTGGTGCGCCTGCGCGACCGTTCCTACTCCCAGTGCGAAGTGGTGCAGCCGACGAGCACCGCAGTGCTGTCGTGCTCGCGCGCCAGCTACACGCCGGCCGGCACGATCATCCCGCAGGGCGGCCCGACGCTGGTCAACAACCCCAATGGCGACGGCACCTTCATTCCGATCAACAGCGGGCCGGCCGCCGCATCGGCCAACCCGTATGACGATTGGGCGTTCCAGCGGCCGTTCGACCGCATCAACGCCGGTGGCTTCATCACCGCGCAGGTCGCCGATGATGTCGAGTTCTACCTCACCGGGCTCTATTATCGCGACAAGTCGTACAACACGCAGCTCAACCGCAACTACTCGTACACCGCCTATGGCTCGGATCCGTTCCGGGTAAACTGCGACAACCCGTTCCTCTCGCCATCGCAGGCACAGACGCTGTGCGGCGCGAACGCTGGCCGGGCAGGCCAGTACGCGAACCTGGATGTGCGCTACCGCTTCGACGGTCTGCCGCTGGTGGAGCAGAAGTTCACCAACGAGGGCTACCGCATCGTCGCCGGCCTGCGTGGCAAGGGCTTCGGCGACGCCTGGACCTATGATGTTGCCGGCATGGTCTCGCGGGCGCAGCTCGACACGATCGACGTGCCGTTCGCGCGCTTCGAGAACGTCAATCGCTCGCTCGACGTGGTCAACGTCAACGGCACCCCGACCTGCCGTTCGGTGATCAACGGCACCGATCCGAACTGCGTGCCGTTCAATGCCTTCCGCCCCTTCAACCAGGACGCGGCGCTCAACAACTATCTGTTCGGCGGCAACGGTGGCGAGACCGGCGGCATCAGCACGCGTATTCCGCGCCTGCTGCAGTTCGTCGGCACGATCAGCGGCGATCTGGGCAAGTACGGCATCACGTCGCCATTCGCCGAGCAGGGCCTCGCGATCGCGCTGGGCGCCGAATACCGCGACGAGATGGAGCGGACGATCGTCAACGAAATCTACCAGCAGAACACTGGTGGGGAAAATCGCCGCGTCACGCAGAACATCCTGGAATCGAACATCGAAATCCAGGCACCGCTGGTCGAGAACCAGTCCTGGACCAAGCTGCTCCAGCTGAACGCCGGCTATCGCGTGTCGAAGTACAACCAGCTCGAAGGCAAGTTCGACACCTGGAAGGTGGAAGGCATCTGGTCGCCGGTTCCGGACATCACGTTCCGCGGATCGTACAACAAGTCGCAGGCGGCACCGGGTGTCGGCGCGGCGGCCGATGCGGGCAACGTGTTCTTCAACCAAGGCTTCTATGCCGATCCCTGCGCCCCGCGGATCAACCCGGCCAACCCGGGCGGCCCGCGTATCGCGCCTTCCGCGTCGCTCGCGCAGTGCCGCAACACCGGACTGCCGGACGCCCTATATGGCAGCGCGACGCTGATCTGCCCGGACGACCGCTGCACGGTGCGCGAAGGCGGTTTCGGCCTGGCGCCGGAAAGCGCGTTCACCACAACTTTCGGCGTGGTGCTGCGTCCGCGCTTCATCCCCGGCCTGACCGTCTCGGTGGACCGCTGGCTGATCGATCTGGAGGACCAGCTGACGTTCCTCAACCCGAACGACTGGATCAACGAGTGCCTTGCCACCGGCAACGACTATTTCTGCCGCGGCATCGTCCGTGCGCCGAATGGCACGCTGTCGAGCTCGCCGGCTTCCAATCCGTCGAGCGGCTGGGTCTCGCGTGGTTCGGTCAACGGCTACAAGTCGCAGTCGCATGGCTGGGATTTCCAGGGCCAGTATAATGTCGGCCTGGGCGACGTCGGCCGGCTCGACATGAGCTTCAACGGCACGCTGATGACGCTCGTCGGCAACCAGGGCGCACCGACCGTCGAAGCGCGCGACTGCACCGGTTACTGGGGCAGCGGCTGTGGCGAGAGCATGCCCACCTGGCAACACCAGTTCCGCACCACCTGGACCTCCGCCGACCGGATCGCCAGCGTGTCGCTGAACTGGCGTCACCGCAGCGCCATGCCGCTGACCTTCTACGCACCGGCCGACACCGGCATTCCGGCGCAGGACCCGAGCGCAGAGCGTCCGGACTATCCGGGCATCAAGGCGTATGACTGGTTCGACATCGCGCTGTCGTTCGACGTGAACAAGCAGATGACGTTCCGGCTTGCCATGAACAACATCTTCGACCGCGATCCGCCGCTGGTGCCGGACAGCCGCGCGCAGATCGGGTTGCTGCGCGGCAACACGATCATGGGCTACGACCTGCTCGGCCGTCAGCTCGTCGCGGGTGTTTCGATCCGGCTGTAA